Sequence from the Streptomyces sp. R33 genome:
GCTGCCGCTCGCCATCGAGCTGGCCGCCGCCCGGCTGCGACTGCTCACCCCGCGCCAGATCGCCGACCGCCTCGACGACCGCTTCCGGCTCCTGACCAGCGGCGCCCGTACCGTCCTGCCCCGCCAGCAGACCCTGCGCGCCGTCGTCGACTGGTCCTGGGACCTGCTGGACGAGCCCGAGCGCGTCGTCCTGCGCCGCCTCTCCGTCTTCGCCGGCGGCTGCGACGTGGCCGCCGCCGAGGCCGTGTGCGCCGACCCCGGCACGCTCGCCGACCCCGACACCCTCGACGTCCTCGGCTCCCTCGTCGACAAGTCCCTCGTCGTCGCCGCCCCCGGCCAGAGCGGCGGCATGCGCTACCGGCTCCTCGAGACCGTCGCCGAGTACGCCGCCGAGCGGCTGGCCGAAGCCGACGGGGACCGCGCCGACACCGAGCGCCGCCACCTCACGTACTACCGCGAACTCGCGCGCACCACCGAGCCGTTGCTGCGCGGCCGCCACCAGCGCGAGGCCACGGGGCGGTTCGCCGCCGAGTACGAGAACCTGCGTACCGCGCTGCGCCGCGCCGTCGCCGCCCGCGACACCGACGAGGTGCTCTGCCTGGTCCACTCCCTCACCTGGTACTGGCAGATGCACGACCTGCGCGCCGAGTCCCGGCACTGGTCCAACGCCGCCGGCGCGCTCATCCCCGACCCCTTCGTCGCGCCGATCACCCCCGCCGAGCCGGTGTACGCGCAGCTCGTGGACACGCCCCCGCCGTACAGCGGGGAACTGCTCGTCGAGGCCTGGCGCGGCATCCGGATGATCCAGCTCGCCTCCCGCGACCAGACCAACGAGAGCTGGAACGCACCGGAGATCCGGGCCCAGATCGAGGGGATCGTCGCCGCCTACCGGCCCGGCCTGCCGCAGACCTGCCGGACCCCCGCCGGCCTGTGGATCTACGCCGTCATGATCGCCGGCGACCCCGGCCTGCTCCAGCAGGTCCTCGACGCCACCGTCGACACCGCCCGGGAGCTGGACTACCGCTGGGAGCTGGCCGCCGCCCTCCAGGTACGGGCCAACGTGCTGGCCAACCGGCCCGCCTGGTGCGGAGACGCGGCCCGCGACGCCGACGAGAGCCACGCCCTGTTCGAGTCGCTCGGCGACGACTGGGGCTGCGCCGAGGCCCTCTCCGCCCGCGCCGAATCCCGCGAGAAGCGGGGCGAGTACGCGCAGGCCGCCGACGACTTCCGGTCCGCGATCGAGCACGCCGAGCGGCTCGGCGCCCCGTCCCAGGTCACGGTCCTGCGCGTGCGGATGGCCGGAACCCTCATCGAGAACGGCGCGGTCGCCGAGGCCGAGGCGCTCCTCGACGAGATCGTGGGCACCCCGCGGAGCTACGGCAACGAGGCCATGCCGGCCGCCCGGATGTTCCTCGCGAGCATCTACGGCCGCACCGGCCGCATCGCCGAGGCCCGCCACCAGCTCCAGCTGCTGCGCGACGAGTTCGCGTTCGGCGCGTTCGCCATCTTCGACGGGTTCCTGCTCGGCACGATGGCCTGGCTGGAGAACCAGGAGGGCAAGTACACGGAGGCACTCGCCATGATCCGGGAGGCCATGGTGACCGCCCAGGACCCCCTCGCCCAGATGGTCGCCCCGCAGCTGCCCGCCGTGTACCTGATGACGGCGGCCCTCTCCCACGCCTGCCTCGGCGGCGCGCAGCACGCGTACGACGCCGCGCGGCTGCTCGGCGCGTACCGGGCCCTGCTGCCGCAGCAGCACTTCCCGATCAGCACGGAACGGGAGGACGCGGCCCGGGCCGAGGAGCTGACGCGGGCCGCGCTCGGCGAGGCCGCGTACGCGTCCGCGTACGCCGAAGGCGGCGGCCTCACCCTGGAGGAGGCCACCGCCCTCGTCTGACCCGGCCCCCCGTGCGGGGCCCGTCCGGGACGCGATCCGGAACGGACCGTCGTCCCGGATCAGGTCTTCTGGCGGAACTTGCGGACCGCGAGCGGCATGGTGACCGCCGTGATGGCCACGGACCAGATCAGGGTCACCGTCACCGGGTGGGCGACCGCACCCCCGTTGATCAGGCCGCGGGCCGCGTCGGCCAGGTTGGACAGCGGGTTGTAGTCCGTGAAGGTCTGCAGCCAGCCGGGCATGGTCGAGGGCGGGGCGAAGATCGAGCTGCCGAACTGAAGCGGCATCAGGACCAGCATGGCCATGCCCTGGACGGCCTGCGCGGTCTTCATGGTGAGACCGAGCAGGATGAAGATCCACATCAGCGAGGCGCCGAAGACCGCCGACAGGCCGATGGACAGCAGCAGGTCGAACACCGAGGTCTTGATCGACAGGCCGAGCATGAAGCCCACGGTGAGCAGGATCGCGATCGCGACCATCATGCGGCCGAGCTCGACGACGATCTTGGCGATCAGTACGGACGACCGGGCGATCGGCATGGACCGGAAGCGGTCCATCACGCCCTTCTTGAAGTCGTCGTTGACGCCGGTGCCGACGCCCATGGCGATGTTCATGCCCATCATGGCCATCAGACCCGGCACGACGTAGTTGACGTACGCCTCCTGCTGGCCCTTGCCGGAGATCGCGCCGCCGAAGACGAACACGAACAGCAGCGTGAAGATGATCGGCATGAACAGGACGTCGAACATCGACTCGGGGTCCTGCTTGATCTGCAGGGCGTTGCGGCGCACCAGGGCGCCGATGTGCCGCAGGTTGGCGCGCAGGCCGATCCGGCCCTCGCCGGAGCGGTCCTCCACCGGGGCCGGAGCGGGCGCGGTGGGAGCGGGCTTCGTCGTGGTTACGGTGCTCATGCCGCGACCTCCTCGGTCTTCTCGGTGGGAACGGAGTCCTCGACGGAGGTGGGCCGCTGGCCGGTGATGGCCAGGAACACCTCGTCCAGGCTGGGCAGGTACGTGCCGAGGTCGGCGATCGCGTACCCGCGGGCGGCCAGCAGGCCGACCACCGCGGTCAGTTGCTCGTCGCTCAGGATCGGGACCAGCAGCACGCCCTCGTCCGGCACGGCCTGCGAACCGGCCACGCCGTCGAGCCCGGCCTCCGCCAGCGCACGGGCCATGCCCGGCAGGTCGGACGCGGCGACGGGGCGGATCTTCAGGGTCCTGCCGCCGACCCGCGCCTTCAGCTCGTCGACCTTGCCGTTGGCGATGACCTTGCCCTTGTCGATGACCGTCAGCTCGCTCGCGAGCTGCTCGGCCTCCTCCATGTACTGGGTGGTGAGCAGGACGGTGGCTCCCTCGGCGACCATCCGCTGCACCTCGTCCCACACCTCGTTGCGGGTACGGGGGTCCAGGCCGGTGGTCGGCTCGTCCAGGTACAGCACGGCCGGGCGGCCGATCATGGAGGCGGCCAGGTCGAGCCGGCGGCGCATGCCGCCGGAGTAGTTCATCGCGGCCTTCTTGGCGGCGTCGGTGAGCGAGAACCGCTCGAGCAGCTCGTCGGCGCGCGACCGGGCGTCCTTGCGGGACAGGTCGAGCAGCCGGCCGATCATGTAGAGGTTCTCCCAGCCGGAGAGCTTCTCGTCGACCGAGGCGTACTGGCCGGTGAGGCCTATGGTGCGGCGCAGCTGCCGCGGCTGGCGGACCACGTCGTAGCCCGCGACGGTCGCGGTCCCGGCGTCCGGGACGATCAGGGTGGAGAGGCAGCGCACGAGGGTGGTCTTGCCTGCGCCGTTGGGTCCGAGGACCCCGAGGACGGTGCCCTCGCGGACGTCCAGGTCGACACCGTCCAGGGCTTTGGTCTCGCCGTAGTGCTTGACCAGTCCCCGTACCTCGACGGCGTTCGAGCCGTTCTGGGGATTCTTGTCGTTTCGCGTCATGGGCATCATGGGACCATCCGCCACCGACAACGCACCGACAGCGGACCGACAGGCGACCGACAGGAAGCCGACAGCCCGCCGACGATGCGTCGGCGGGCTGTCGGACGGGGCGCGTTCGATCAGTGGAAGCTGTGCTCGGCCTGCGGGAACGTTCCGCCGACCACGTCCTCGGCGAAGGCCTTCGCCGCGTCACCCATGGTCGCGCGGAGGTTCGCGTACTGCTTCACGAACTTCGGCATCTTCCCGCCGGTCAGGCCCATCATGTCGGTCCACACCAGCACCTGCGCGTCGCACTCCGCGCCGGCGCCGATGCCGACCGTCGGGATGTGCAGGGACCGGGTGACCTCGGCGGCCAGCTCGGCCGGGACCAGCTCCAGTACCACCGCGAAGGCGCCCGCGTCCTGCGCCGCCTTGGCATCGCGCAGCAGCTGGTGCGCGGCCTCGTCGCCGCGGCCCTGCACCCGGTAGCCCATGGCGTTCACGGACTGCGGGGTCAGGCCCAGGTGGGACATGACGGGGATGCCGGACTGCACGATCAGCTCGGTCTGGTGCAGCGATCGCTCGCCGCCCTCCAGCTTCACGGCCCCGACGCCGGCCTCCTTCACGAGGCGGGTGGCGCTGCGCAGCGCCTGCACGGCGCCTTCCTGGTACGAGCCGAACGGCAGGTCGCCGATGACCAGGGCCCTGCTCGTGCCCCGTACGACGGCAGCCGACAGCAGGGTCATCTCGTCCATCGTCACGGGGACGGTGGTCTCGTAGCCGAGGTGACAGTTGCCCATGGAGTCGCCGACGAGGATGACCGGGATGCCGGCCTCGTCGAAGACGGACGCGGTCATCGCGTCGTAGGCGGTGAGCATGGGCCACTTCTCGCCGCGCTCCTTGGCGAGAGTGAGGTCGCGGACGGTGATCCGCCGGGTGCCCGTGCCTCCGTACAGGGTGGGGGAGGCGGCTTCGCGGGCAGGCGAAACGGCATGCGTCATTGCAACTGCTCCTTGATGTCATCTCGAGGCGCCCTTACGGCGTCCCCGGACTCACCCACCATGGTGGCACCTGCCCGGGCCGTGGCGAAAGTGGCGCGAAGGCCTGTGCGTCACACTCCTGGCTCACACCAGGACCACTCCTGGCCCCCTCATGGTCCCCTCCGCGGCGGTTCGGCGCGCGCGAGAGGCAATGTACGCGTTTCGTGACAAGCGGAACTCCGGCCACACGGCCGTTCGTCCTCCCGGACGTACGGCCGGAACAACGGCACGGAAGGCTGCGTCCATCGCCTAGGGTCAAGGAGCGGGGACGGAGCGCAAGCACGGCAGCGAGGGCAGTGGCATGGCACAGGCGTACATGACGGAGACGGGGAACGGCGGCTCGGAGCCCGAGCCCTCCGGATCCCGCCTCCGGCGCCGACTGGCCGCGCTGCGCAGAGACCGGGGCATCTGGCGGCGCGGGATCGTGACCGCGGCCCTGGCCGCCCTGATCTCACTGGTCATGATCTTCCACGCCGAGCTGCCGAACGACGTGGGCAACCTCGGCAGCCTCACCGAGACCTTCCTGCCCTGGCTGGGCCTGGCCGTGCCGCTGCTGCTCGTCGCCGCCGTGATCCGCAAGTCGGCGACCGCGCTGATCGCGATACTGCTGACGGCTGTCGTATGGGTGAACCTGTTCGGCAGCCTGGTCCTCGACAAGTCCGGCTCCGGCGGCAACCTGATGGTCGCCACGCACAACGTCGACGCCGACAACCCCGACCCGCGCGGCACCGCTGCCCGGGTCGCGAAGTCCGGGGCCGACGTCCTGGCCCTGACCGAGCTCAAGGGCAGCGTCGTCCCCGTCTACGAGCAGGCCCTGGCGGGTACGTACAAGTACCACTCCGTCGAGGGCACGGTCGGCGTGTGGAGCAAGTACCCGCTGAGCGCCAGCTCGCCCGTCGACATCAAGATGGGCTGGACCCGCGCCATGCGCACCACCGTGGACAGCCCGTACGGCCAGATCGCCGTCTTCGCCGCCCACCTGCCCTCCGTCCGGGTCAAGCTCAACGCCGGCTTCACCGCCAACCAGCGCGACAACAGTGCCGGGGCCCTGGGCGCCGCGCTCGCCGCCGAACCGCTGAAGAAGGTCATCCTGCTCGGCGACCTCAACGGCACCATGAACGACCGCTCCCTGTCCGAGGTCACCTCGCAGATGCGCTCCACGCAGGGCGCGGCGGGCGACGGCTTCGGCTTCAGCTGGCCGGCCCAGTTCCCGATGGCCCGCATCGACCAGATCATGGTCCGCGGGATCACGCCGGAGGGCTCCTGGACCCTCCCGCGCACCGGCAGCGACCACCTGCCGGTCGCTGCGCGGCTGACGGTGAAGAAGTAGGCCCGAGAAGCAGGCCCGTGGTCCGCACCGGTTTCGAGAGGGGCCCCACCGCATCGGCGGTGAGGCCCCTTGTCCGATCCGATTGTCCGAGCCGAGCCCGCAGCGGCTACGCCTGTTCGCGCCAGCCGTTCGTGATGGGCAGCCGGCGGTCCTTGCCGAAGCCCTTCGCGGAGATCTTCGTGCCCGGCGGGTACTGGCGGCGCTTGTACTCCGCCGTGTCCACCATCCGCAGCGTCCTGGCGACCAGCTCGGGGTCGAATCCGGCCGCGACGATCGCCTCCAGGCCCTGGTCGCGGTCCACGTACAGCGCCAGGATCGCGTCCAGCACCGGGTAGTCCGGCAGCGAGTCCGTGTCCACCTGGCCCGGGCGCAGTTCGGCGCTCGGCGGCTTCACGATGGAGTTCTCCGGGATCGGCGGGGTCTCGCCGCGCTCGGCCGCGGCCCGGTTGCGGTACTGCGCGAGCCGGAACACGTCCGACTTGTAGACGTCCTTGATCGGCCCGTACGCGCCCACCGAGTCGCCGTACAGGGTGGAGTAGCCGACGGCCAGCTCCGACTTGTTGCCCGGGGCCAGCACGATGTGGCCCTCCTGGTTGGACACCGCCATCAGCATGGTGCCGCGCAGCCGGGACTGGAGGTTCTCCTCCGCCAGGCCGGTCAGGCCCAGCGAGCCCATGTACGCGTCGAACATCGGCTCGATCGGTACCGTACGGAAGTTCAGGCCGGTCCGGTCGGCCAGATCCGCCGCATCGCCCTTGGAGTGCTCCGAGGAGTACTTCGAGGGCATCGAGATGCCGTAGACGTTCTGCGCGCCGATCGCGTCGCAGGCGATGGCCGCGACCAGCGCCGAGTCGATGCCGCCGGAGAGCCCGATCAGGACGGAGCGGAACCCGTTCTTCTTGACGTACGCGCGCAGGCCCACGACCAGCGCGTCGTAGACCTCCTCGTCGTCGTCGAGGCGGTCGGCGTAGCCGCCCGTGACCACCGGCTCGTACGGTTCCACCGGCTCCTCGGAGAGGATCACGTGGTCGATCCGCAGGCCGTCGTCGACCACGCCCTCGGGCGCGTCGGCCCGCGCCGCGGGCAGGTCGAGGTCCACGAGGACGCAGCCCTCGGAGAACTGCGGGGCGCGCGCGATGACCTCGCCGGCGGCGTCGACGACGATCGAGTCGCCGTCGAAGACCAGCTCGTCCTGGCCGCCGATCATCGCCAGGTAGGCGAGGGTGCAGCCGGCCTCCTGGGCGCGCTTCTGGACCAGTTCCAGGCGCTGGTCGTCCTTGTTGCGCTCGTACGGGGAGGCGTTGACGGAGATCAGCAGGCCGGCCCCGGCGGAGCGGGTGGCCGGGACGCGGCCGCCCTCCTGCCAGAGGTCCTCGCAGATCGCCAGGGCCACGTCGACGCCGCGCACCCGGATCACCGGCTGGGTGTCGCCCGGCACGAAGTACCGGAACTCGTCGAACACGCCGTAGTTGGGGAGGTGGTGCTTGGCGAAACGGAGGGCGACCTTCCCGCCGTAGAGCACGGCGGCCGCGTTCTCCGGGGATCCGGCGGGGCGGCCGAGCCGCGGGGCGGCCTTCCCGGAGCGGTCGAGGTAGCCGACGACGACCGGCAGTTCGCCGAAGCCCTCGACGGCCAGCCGCTGCGCGAGTTCGCGCAGCGCGGTGCGGGAGGCCTCGACGAAGGAGCCGCGCAGGGCGAGGTCCTCGACGGGGTACCCGGTCAGCATCATCTCCGGGAACGCCACCAGGTGGGCGCCCTGCTCGGCGGAGTGCCGGGTCCAGTGGACGACCGAGTCGGCGTTGGCGGCGATGTTGCCGACCTGCGAGTCGATCTGATTCAGAGCGAGGCGAAGTTGAGGCACGGGACCCAGTCTAATCGTCTTTCTGACGCGATGTCCTGGGGCCCGCACTTCTCGTGCGCTTCCGTCAGCCGATCGAGCCGCTGAACTTCGCGTTGGGCATCATGATTCCGGGCGAGATGTCGGCGCTGATGCGCTCGGTGCCCTCGGGCACCTCGAAGGCCACGACCCCGCTGGCGGACTCGCCCGGCAGGATGTCGCCCTTGATCATCTTCGGGACGTCCCCGTCGAAGACGAGCTTGGCGGTCATCCCCTTCTCGTCACGGACGTTGGGCATCGCGTAGATGACGTTGTGCGCGGCGGACGAGCCGTTGGTGATGGTGAGCGTCATCTCCACCGCGTTGCCCACCTGGGAGTACTTGTTCTTGGTGACGTACTTCTTCGGCGTCGAGAGGGTCACCTTGATGCCGTTCGGGTACGTGTACGTCTCGCCGAACGGCAGCGGGGTCGTCATGCCGGGGACCTGCGAAGGCGAAGGCATGGGCGAGGCCTTCGGGACCGGCGGCGTGCTGCGGCGGAGGTCGGCCGGGGGGTCCCAGTCGTCGTCGAGGCGGTCGCCGGCCCGTTCGATGACGAGGCCGGTGAGGAGGAAGCCGCCGACGGAGGCGCCGAAGCCCAGTACGGCGAGCACGGTGCCCACCACGGCCATCGTCTTGCGGCCGGCGCCGTCCGAGGCGCGGACGAGGGCGCCGATGCCGATGCCGATGCCGATCACGGCGAGGAGGGAGCCCAGCCAGAAGACGAACGGGATGAGCCCGACGACCACGGCGGCGATGCCGATGACGAGGGCGGCGACGGCCAGGCCGTTGGTGGCGGTGGAGGGGGCGGGCGTACCCCAGGGGTTGCCGGGGCCGGCGCCGGGGCCGGCGTGGGCACCCCAGGGGTTGCCGGGCGGCACGGGCGCGCCGGGTCCGCCGGGCGGCACGGGCGCGCCGAACGAGGGGGCCGGGGGAGCCGCGAACTGGGGCGCGGTCGGCGGCGCGAAGGCATCGGCG
This genomic interval carries:
- a CDS encoding BTAD domain-containing putative transcriptional regulator, giving the protein MRYAILGTAQAIRDDGTPVAVGGARLRALLTALALRPGRAVPVHLLVAEVWDGDPPADAVAALQALVARLRRALGHEAVRSAEGGYLLAAERDDIDLYRFERLARAAGEAPDPAGAAALYDEALALWRGPALADLPDPAAEAARWDAVRADARRGRLAAALALGGAERALPELTALCEQRPLDEPLQALRIRALRDAGRPAEALAAYDTVRRTLAARLGADPGPDLRALHASLLAPSPASPAAPQQPDQGPAQAPSPAPAPGSEAAGGLVPPGQGNLRARLTSFVGREGDIRVIREDLARARLVTLLGPGGAGKTRLSQEAAERAAVAWPDGVWFVELAPVDDPEDVAEAALTALGARETKLRGAAAEELRALTDRAGDQPLDRLAEHCARRRMLMILDNCEHVVGAAAELAEELLARCPGVRILATSREPLGVPGELLRPVEPLPDPVALRLLGDRGAAARPGFSVEDDPAAAAEICRRLDGLPLAIELAAARLRLLTPRQIADRLDDRFRLLTSGARTVLPRQQTLRAVVDWSWDLLDEPERVVLRRLSVFAGGCDVAAAEAVCADPGTLADPDTLDVLGSLVDKSLVVAAPGQSGGMRYRLLETVAEYAAERLAEADGDRADTERRHLTYYRELARTTEPLLRGRHQREATGRFAAEYENLRTALRRAVAARDTDEVLCLVHSLTWYWQMHDLRAESRHWSNAAGALIPDPFVAPITPAEPVYAQLVDTPPPYSGELLVEAWRGIRMIQLASRDQTNESWNAPEIRAQIEGIVAAYRPGLPQTCRTPAGLWIYAVMIAGDPGLLQQVLDATVDTARELDYRWELAAALQVRANVLANRPAWCGDAARDADESHALFESLGDDWGCAEALSARAESREKRGEYAQAADDFRSAIEHAERLGAPSQVTVLRVRMAGTLIENGAVAEAEALLDEIVGTPRSYGNEAMPAARMFLASIYGRTGRIAEARHQLQLLRDEFAFGAFAIFDGFLLGTMAWLENQEGKYTEALAMIREAMVTAQDPLAQMVAPQLPAVYLMTAALSHACLGGAQHAYDAARLLGAYRALLPQQHFPISTEREDAARAEELTRAALGEAAYASAYAEGGGLTLEEATALV
- a CDS encoding ATP-binding cassette domain-containing protein, with the protein product MMPMTRNDKNPQNGSNAVEVRGLVKHYGETKALDGVDLDVREGTVLGVLGPNGAGKTTLVRCLSTLIVPDAGTATVAGYDVVRQPRQLRRTIGLTGQYASVDEKLSGWENLYMIGRLLDLSRKDARSRADELLERFSLTDAAKKAAMNYSGGMRRRLDLAASMIGRPAVLYLDEPTTGLDPRTRNEVWDEVQRMVAEGATVLLTTQYMEEAEQLASELTVIDKGKVIANGKVDELKARVGGRTLKIRPVAASDLPGMARALAEAGLDGVAGSQAVPDEGVLLVPILSDEQLTAVVGLLAARGYAIADLGTYLPSLDEVFLAITGQRPTSVEDSVPTEKTEEVAA
- a CDS encoding endonuclease/exonuclease/phosphatase family protein — encoded protein: MAQAYMTETGNGGSEPEPSGSRLRRRLAALRRDRGIWRRGIVTAALAALISLVMIFHAELPNDVGNLGSLTETFLPWLGLAVPLLLVAAVIRKSATALIAILLTAVVWVNLFGSLVLDKSGSGGNLMVATHNVDADNPDPRGTAARVAKSGADVLALTELKGSVVPVYEQALAGTYKYHSVEGTVGVWSKYPLSASSPVDIKMGWTRAMRTTVDSPYGQIAVFAAHLPSVRVKLNAGFTANQRDNSAGALGAALAAEPLKKVILLGDLNGTMNDRSLSEVTSQMRSTQGAAGDGFGFSWPAQFPMARIDQIMVRGITPEGSWTLPRTGSDHLPVAARLTVKK
- the panB gene encoding 3-methyl-2-oxobutanoate hydroxymethyltransferase → MTHAVSPAREAASPTLYGGTGTRRITVRDLTLAKERGEKWPMLTAYDAMTASVFDEAGIPVILVGDSMGNCHLGYETTVPVTMDEMTLLSAAVVRGTSRALVIGDLPFGSYQEGAVQALRSATRLVKEAGVGAVKLEGGERSLHQTELIVQSGIPVMSHLGLTPQSVNAMGYRVQGRGDEAAHQLLRDAKAAQDAGAFAVVLELVPAELAAEVTRSLHIPTVGIGAGAECDAQVLVWTDMMGLTGGKMPKFVKQYANLRATMGDAAKAFAEDVVGGTFPQAEHSFH
- a CDS encoding DUF4352 domain-containing protein, producing MSTPPNPPSSPSGPPTEPAGTPIPEPAPAPSAPEPAQPLPLSLQKSPVPEPEPTPEPAPEPAPTPEPEARPEPAPAPEPTPEPQPQPVPAPTPEPQPEPVPAPAPQPAPVPAPAPQPAPAPAPVDAFAPPAPADAFAPPTAPQFAAPPAPSFGAPVPPGGPGAPVPPGNPWGAHAGPGAGPGNPWGTPAPSTATNGLAVAALVIGIAAVVVGLIPFVFWLGSLLAVIGIGIGIGALVRASDGAGRKTMAVVGTVLAVLGFGASVGGFLLTGLVIERAGDRLDDDWDPPADLRRSTPPVPKASPMPSPSQVPGMTTPLPFGETYTYPNGIKVTLSTPKKYVTKNKYSQVGNAVEMTLTITNGSSAAHNVIYAMPNVRDEKGMTAKLVFDGDVPKMIKGDILPGESASGVVAFEVPEGTERISADISPGIMMPNAKFSGSIG
- a CDS encoding NAD+ synthase produces the protein MPQLRLALNQIDSQVGNIAANADSVVHWTRHSAEQGAHLVAFPEMMLTGYPVEDLALRGSFVEASRTALRELAQRLAVEGFGELPVVVGYLDRSGKAAPRLGRPAGSPENAAAVLYGGKVALRFAKHHLPNYGVFDEFRYFVPGDTQPVIRVRGVDVALAICEDLWQEGGRVPATRSAGAGLLISVNASPYERNKDDQRLELVQKRAQEAGCTLAYLAMIGGQDELVFDGDSIVVDAAGEVIARAPQFSEGCVLVDLDLPAARADAPEGVVDDGLRIDHVILSEEPVEPYEPVVTGGYADRLDDDEEVYDALVVGLRAYVKKNGFRSVLIGLSGGIDSALVAAIACDAIGAQNVYGISMPSKYSSEHSKGDAADLADRTGLNFRTVPIEPMFDAYMGSLGLTGLAEENLQSRLRGTMLMAVSNQEGHIVLAPGNKSELAVGYSTLYGDSVGAYGPIKDVYKSDVFRLAQYRNRAAAERGETPPIPENSIVKPPSAELRPGQVDTDSLPDYPVLDAILALYVDRDQGLEAIVAAGFDPELVARTLRMVDTAEYKRRQYPPGTKISAKGFGKDRRLPITNGWREQA
- a CDS encoding ABC transporter permease, with product MSTVTTTKPAPTAPAPAPVEDRSGEGRIGLRANLRHIGALVRRNALQIKQDPESMFDVLFMPIIFTLLFVFVFGGAISGKGQQEAYVNYVVPGLMAMMGMNIAMGVGTGVNDDFKKGVMDRFRSMPIARSSVLIAKIVVELGRMMVAIAILLTVGFMLGLSIKTSVFDLLLSIGLSAVFGASLMWIFILLGLTMKTAQAVQGMAMLVLMPLQFGSSIFAPPSTMPGWLQTFTDYNPLSNLADAARGLINGGAVAHPVTVTLIWSVAITAVTMPLAVRKFRQKT